A region of Mesotoga infera DNA encodes the following proteins:
- a CDS encoding sulfide/dihydroorotate dehydrogenase-like FAD/NAD-binding protein, producing ELIKRQYQYREEEQIALEEYIRESGEMNA from the coding sequence CGAGCTGATCAAAAGGCAGTATCAGTACCGAGAAGAGGAGCAGATTGCTCTTGAGGAGTACATACGTGAATCGGGTGAGATGAATGCCTGA